Proteins encoded together in one Cataglyphis hispanica isolate Lineage 1 chromosome 17, ULB_Chis1_1.0, whole genome shotgun sequence window:
- the LOC126855759 gene encoding coiled-coil-helix-coiled-coil-helix domain-containing protein 1 — translation MRWTSIFFRNAREPQNEKKVPFKAILPLKLRDHVSSKNQKETDRGCLHELSLLLTCLEENEFQDKRCIPQFKALNQCYNTYMKNAERTQIEQEQEVPVPNSKNLTHKQITYLLQRYPTK, via the exons atgagatggacatcaatatttttccgtAATGCTAGAGAACCccaaaatgagaaaaaagtaCCTTTTAAGGCGATCCTGCCATTAAAGCTAAGGGACCATGTATCCTCAAAAAATCAGAAAGAAACAG acCGTGGATGTTTGCACGAATTATCCCTGCTTTTAACATGTCTTGAAGAAAACGAGTTTCAAGACAAAAGATGTATTCCGCAATTTAAAGCATTGAATCAATGTTACAATACCTATATGAAAAATGCAGAGCGTACACAAATTGAACAGGAACAAGAAGTACCTGTACCTAACAGTAAGAATCTTACACATAAGCAAATCACATACCTTTTACAAAGATATCCAACAAAATAG
- the LOC126855753 gene encoding uncharacterized protein LOC126855753: MIWLLFFIIHGILASNGNMILRDLGEKEYFLIKAKSSLPQHGKCWHTALQTLQDSCDKLNDYEHSLLALRLANCFLEDSGHKTYDCHLSQSEDERRKCINEMVDRAFSVYNEFYIHATHICFFLNHEAWQAEVDNTIKLLFQVSSRMKDQLLEASQMQGTILNSQKEGLRIQNELLDHGKELGTVLKSSSETVNNMVLDFKESAKDQKELLYEIFSYIHTFQSWIIGEVSWFQSIIFYTVSCILCALFSSSRRTVDARVILFSILSLNIVAERILVQYYNKIVLQSPDDKAHLLSTTWLCRKIALTLCAITLFCTYYYYKDKHLENYKALQRIEQQLNVIEKTVNISNNIEPIRYSKRLALRRLHIVSNIQEDDIKNAK, from the exons atgatatggctcttattctttattatccaTGGAATATTAGCTAGTAATGGCAACATGATTCTGAGAGATTTAGGAGAAAAAGagtactttttaataaaag CAAAATCATCATTGCCACAACATGGAAAATGTTGGCACACTGCGCTCCAAACATTACAGGACAGCTGTGACAAGTTAAACGATTACGAACATTCTCTTCTTGCCTTGCGCTTAGCAAACTGTTTCTTAGAAGATTCTGGCCATAAAACTTATGACTGTCATCTTAGTCAGTCAGAAGACGAGCGTcg aaaGTGCATTAATGAAATGGTAGATCGAGCATTCAGTGTTTACAATGAATTCTATATTCATGCAACTCATATCTGTTTCTTTTTGAATCATGAAGCTTGGCAAGCTGAAGTTGATAACACTATAAAGTT ATTATTTCAAGTATCTTCACGAATGAAAGATCAGTTATTGGAAGCATCGCAAATGCAGGGTACAATATTGAACAGTCAAAAAGAAGGTTTACGTATTCAAAATGAACTTTTAGATCATGGCAAAGAACTTGGGACTGTATTAAAGTCTTCATCTGAGACagttaataatatggttttaGATTTCAa agaatCAGCTAAAGACCAGAAGGAATtgctttatgaaattttttcttatatacacaCTTTTCAAAGTTGGATTATCGGAGAAGTGTCTTGGTTTCaatctatcatattttatactgtCAGCTGTATTCTTTGTGCATTATTCAGTTCTTCTAGAAGAACAGTTGATGCGAGAGTTATACTTTTTAGTATCTTAAGTTTAAATATAGTGGCTGAAAGAATATTAgtccaatattataataaaattgtacttCAATCTCCAGATGATAAG GCACACTTATTAAGTACAACATGGTTGTGCAGAAAAATTGCCTTAACACTTTGTGCCATAacattattctgtacatattattattacaaagacAAACATTTGGAGAATTATAAGGCTTTACAAAGAATTGAACAACAGTTGAATGTCATAGAAAAGACTGTAAATATCTCCAACAATATTGAACCAATTC GTTATTCCAAGCGACTTGCATTAAGACGTTTACACATTGTTTCTAATATACAGGAAGATGACATTAAAAAtgccaaataa